The nucleotide sequence ACAGGTAAATCAGCCTTTCCTCTTGCTAAAAAGAAAACGGCAATCGATGGCCCAAGCGTATAAGAAAATATGGTGAGACCCATTTCCAAAAGGCCTTTTTCCCAGGTTTGGATGAGGAAATAAGGAATGAGGCTCGAGACAAAGAGAGTGACTCCAAAAAAAAGAGAGAGTGTGCGGGGACTAAACCATTTGTCCATACCCCAATCCCGGGCCCAGGTGAGAGAGAGGGAATTGATGGTGGAGCTAAGTGTGGACATGGCACTGGCAAGAATCGCAGCGACAAGGATTCCAAGGAGCGGGGAAGGGACTTCATTGACAATGAATTGGCTAAATACTTTGTCAGGCGCCATGGTTTGGCCTGCATAAAAAAGATAAAGAAGGGATCCAATCAAAAGAAAAAGAAGGAATTGAAAGAAAACTAAGACCCCACTTCCAATGAGTATCTTCTGGCCCGAAATTAAATTCTTGGTTGCGATCACTCGTTGTACAAGCATTAGGTCTGTGCCATGTGATCCAATGGAGATAAAAGCTCCACCAATCAAAGCAAATACGATAAAGTAACTATTGTCACCTGATGGAAGATAATCGAAGATAAATAAATTCCATTTGCCTAAAGTTTGGAGATTCGAAATTCCTTCTAGGATAGGAATATTTAATTTATATAGAAGAAGCCCTAATGCAAAAAATCCACCAAAGATATATATGAACCATTGGAGGACATCAGTAAATACAATCGCTCGGAATCCTCCCACAACAGAATAGATTATGGTTACGATACTTAATGTTGTCAGAGCAATCATTCCCAGCAGTTCTTGCGAAAATGGAAGTCCCATCCTTTCCAAAAGAAAAGCTATAGGAAGTGAACTCACATACAACCGAATTCCATCTCCTAAAAGTCGTGATATGGTAAACACTAAAGAGATCGTTTTTTGGGGAGATTTTCCGAAACGATTTCCCACATACTCATAAACAGAAATTGTATTTCCTGAAAAATAGGATGGCAAAAGATACAAAGCCACAATGGTTCTTCCGATCAAATACCCAAAGGCAATTTCTAAAAACCGGTAGTCACCTTTGAAAGACAAGGAGGGAATACTTAAAAAAGTTAAACTAGAAGTTTCTGTTGCCACAAGGGACAATAAAAGAAAGATCCAATGGATTTCTTTTTTTGCGAGATAGAAGTCTTCTTCTTTTTCATTGTTCTTTGCGAAATGAAATCCAAAATAAAAAACGAGGATAAAATAAAAAATAAGTACAAAGACATCCCAGATCATAAAATTCCTTATGCGATAATATTTAAGTTTGGATATTTTAATAACAAACGGAGTAAATCCGATCTTGTGATTATACCAATAGGATGATTATCGTCATCTACTACGGGAATACATCCAATTCTTTCTTCCAAAAGCACTTGAGTGACCCTTCTAATTTCGGCCCCCGGCGATCCAACTAATACACGTTTGGTCATAATATCCGAAACCATCCAATCCCTTTCATAGGATTTACTTTTTTCAAGAATGTCCCGGTCAGAGACAAAACCGACAAGAATCCCTGATGTATCGGTGAGGGGGAGGTGTCGGATTCTTTTTTCCACCATAAAGTCCAGACAGTGGGAGATGGTTTCGGTAGAGGGAAGGAAAAGGGCAGGGGTCGACATGATTTCGTGGAGGAAATAGACTGTTTTTTCCGTTTGCCCTGCCGTTTCTCTGTAAACATCCCCCGGAGATCGGTGCAAAAAAGAAGCGCCGGATGAACTGGAAGACCCTTCCCCCTCGCTAGAAACTGGGGTGCTCCCACCTCCTGGGTGGATTTTCTGCACCCGATCTGTCTGGGTGGTGGGTGGATTGGGGGAAATACGCCCCTCATGGATCCAAAAGAACATAGTTATGCCCTACCTTTCTGAAAAGTTTGTCAAAAAAAAGAAAAAACTTGCAAAAAACGAACAGTGGTTTTTTATCCATCCTACATTTCCGAATTCCCAATCCATACGAAAAGGCAAGACCCATGATCCAAAACTACGAAAACCTCTACCAAGCATTGGCCCAACTGGCAGAAACCCTTCCTAATAAAATTTCCTTTCGGAAACGAAAGTCAAACACCGAATTCCCTGGGATCAGTTTTGGAGATTTGAAACAGTTTGTCGACCAATTGACTTTGGGTTGGATCGATCTCGGGGTCGAGGTGGGGGATCGGATTGGGTTTTTCTGTGATGCCACTGTCAATTGGCTTCGGACAGACATCGCCATTCTAACTTCAGGGGCAGTTGTGGTTCCCCGTGGAACAGACATTGTCCGAGAGGAAATTCTTTATATTCTAAACCATTCGGAAGCCAAATATTTGGTGGTCCAAAAACCAAAGGATAAAAAACGCATTGAAGATTTGTTAGGTGATCTTCCTCATTTAAAACAAATTTTTATTTTGGAAACGGACCAAGGGGATTTATATGATGGTGAAAATTCAATTCTATCGATTGCCAAAAAAGGAAAGGAAAGATGGAGTCGTGACGGCAAACAGGAGTTAGATAAAAGAATCAAACAAACAGATGCTGATGCTCTTGCTACTTTGATTTATACCTCAGGAACTACTGGAAATCCCAAAGGTGTAATGTTGTCTCAAAAAGGTTGGATCACAGCCATTGGAAATACTATTTCCAGGTTGGATATGAACTCTAACGACAATGCAGTAAGTTTGTTACCACCTTGGCATGCATTTGAAAGAGCAATCGAATATGCTACTATCTTTCTTGGGATTGATTTTTTGGTATCCAATATGTCATCCTTAAAAGATGACCTAAGGGACTTTCGCCCTACCATTTTTCCATCCGTCCCTCGGATTTGGGAATCGGTGTACAATGGAATCATTGCTAAGGTTGCGAAAGAAGGTGGGTTTAAAGAAAAATTATTTCATTTCTTTTTGAAAGTAGGTGCTACTTGGGCTCATTATTATGCTATGTGTTTTGGGTTTGAATTTGAAATCAAAAAACCCAACTTCCTTTTATCTTTCATTAAAAGAACCTATGCATTCTTGATTCTGATTTTGCTTTCTCCTTTAAAACTTCTAAGTATCAAAATCTTTTCGGCAATTCATAAAGCCTTGGGTGGTCGGATACGAATTTGTATTTCTGCTGGTTCTGCTCTGCCGAGTGTCGTGGATGGATTTTTATCAGCGATTGGACTTAAAGTACTCGAAGGGTATGGAATGACAGAAACATCTGCTGTTGTTTCCATTCGTTCCAATACCAAACCTACCAAAGGCACTGTTGGAATTCCTATCGATGGATATCAAATTCGTTTGAAGGATGAAACAGGAAAAGTTGTGACGGCCATCGGTGCGAAAGGCACCCTATGGATCAAATCCAAACAAATTTTAAAGGGTTATTACAAACGTCCAGAACTCAACCAAGTAGTTTTCGATGCAGAAGGTTTTTTTGATACGGGGGATCTAATGATGATCTCTCATAGAAACGAATTGGTTTTTGCAGGCCGTTCGAAAGATACCATTGCTCTCATCGGTGGTGAAAACGTAGAACCAATCCCGATAGAAGACAAACTTCTTACCTCTCCCTTTATTGACCAAGTGATGGTAGTGGGTCACGATAAAAAAACTTTGGGTGCTCTGATTGTTCCTAACTTCGAAGCAGTAGAAGCTAAAATTGAAGGTATTTCCAAGGAAAAAGCTGGGGAATGGAACCTAAACCCGAAGGTTCGGGAATTATACCGAGCAGAGATTTCACGTATTATTTCTCGCGAAAACGGATTCAAAGGTTTTGAGACAGTGCCAGCTAACAACTTTTATGTGGTATCTCGTCCCTTTGATCCCGATGTCGAAATGACACGAACTTTGAAAATGAAGAGAAATGTTATTTCGGAAGTATTTTTAAAACAAATTGAAGGAATTTACGAATGATACACCCGAAACTGAATCCCTATTTAAATGAGGAGGAGAGAAGTTTTTACAATACAGTATTTCAGTTTTCTGAAGATAAAGTGTTCCCATCGGCAGAAGAAAGAGACGAAAAAGAAATTTGGTCCGATGAATTGTGGAAAGAATTTAGCAAAGCAGGCCTTACAGGTCTTACCATACCTTCAGAATACGGCGGCGAAGGAGCCAGTTGTTTACAATGTTCGATTGCAACGGATGCTTTTGCATCCGGATCTTTGGATGGGGGAATGGGACTTTCCTGGGTCGCCCATTTGGTGATTGGGACTATGCCAATTATATTCCAAGGAACCAAAGAACAAAAATCCAAATACCTTCCGAAACTTTCTACAGGAGAATGGATGGCAGGATTTGCATTAACGGAACCAGCTTCCGGGTCAGACGCTGCCTCCCTTTTAACCAAAGCTGAAGAAGTAGATGATGGTTGGAAACTCAACGGAACTAAAATGTATATTACTAACGGCCCCGTTGGACAGGTGTTTGTTGTGATGGCACGAACTTCCGAAAAAGGAAGAGGACCTATGGGAATATCAGCCTTCATCGTCGAAAGTAATACACCTGGTTTTAAGGTAAGTAAGGTTTTGAAAAAACTAGGCCATCATACTTCTATGACCGCCGAACTTGTATTTGAAGATATGGTCATTCCGAAAGAAAACTTACTCGGACCCATGAATACAGGGTTTATGAGGATTGGTAAAGAAACTTTAGAATGGGAAAGAACTGTATTTGTAGCCGGACTTGCAGGAGCTATGGAATTTTGTTTTCGTAAAGGTCTTCGGTATGCGAATGAAAGAACTCAATTCGGAAAACCTATCTCTAGTTTTTATGGAATGCGTGATATTTTGGTTCGTAACTGGGTTTATATCCAAGCCGCACGAAGACTGATTTATTGGGTTGCCGAACGAAAAGATAAGGGAATTGCATCTCCACTAGAAAGTAGTTTGGGAAAACTCATTTCTTCTGAAATTGCAGAAGATGTGGCAAAGGATTCCGTACAACTATTTGGTGGATACGGATATATGAAAGAATACGCAGTGGAGCGATTTTATAGAGATGTAAAGTTGGGAACGATTGGCGGCGGGACAAGCGAAATCCAACGTTCCATCATTTCTTCTTTATACCCAGGACAAGATAAGTTTCAAAAAGAATTTTCTAAACTTGAAGAAGAATCTGATATCGCAGATAAAATTCAAAATGTACTCTTTGCTATTATCTTATCGATGGATGCGGAGCCGAATCGGAAAAAACAACAATCGGTTGAATTTGCCTTTGCAGACATTTTGTCCATTTTTGTAATCCTTTCTTTATCCAAAATTGATACACATAAATCTTCGGATTACTATTCTTTGGATGAAAAATTGATGGATCGAAAGTTACTTTCGTATTATCTTGTGGGGAAGTATCTTATGTCCTTCAGTAGACTTACAAGTTATGTTCCTTCAGAACTCACTCAGTTGTGGAATCATTATTCCCAATTGGGGAAATCTATCGAAGATTCTGTACACAATCGTTTCCAATCCCTTCAGGAACTTCTGTAACGAATGAAAGCCGCTAGCCGAATTGCATTTTTTTATTTGTTATTCGGCTATATCTGGATTTATTTTTCAGATTATGCGATTTCCCTTATATTTCAATCGGCAGAAGACATTCGAGAGGTTCAAAGTTTTAAAGGTTGGGGTTTTGTTACTCTCTCGGCTGCTATCATTTTTGTATTACTTGTTCGGGAATTGCGAAGGCAGAAGAAAGTTCTATTTGAAAAAATAGAATCAGATCAACTTTTCCAAGTCATTTTGGAACGTATCGAAGATGCTGTAATTGTTTTCAATTTAGATACTTGGAAAATCGATTTTTTAAGCGAACAGGTTTCTCGCCTTTTTGACATTCCAACAAAAGAAATCCTCATTCATCCTGAACTTCTTATTGAACGTGTTCACGAATCTGATAGAGAACGTATGACAAATATTTGGATGAACCAACTAAGAGAAAATCATACAGGCCTATTGTATCGAATTCGTATGTTAGATGGTCAAATTAAATGGGCTTTGGAACATAGGCTATTTATTCCGTCCAAAGAAGTCAGTGCTAACAAGGCAGTTGCCGTTATAACAGACATGACAAGTTACATGGAGAACCAGTCTAAACTGGAACGTTCCTTACGAGAGAACGAAACCTTACTCACAGAAGTCCACCATAGAGTAAAAAATAATCTAGCCGTTATTATTTCTTTTTTGCAACTCCAAGTATACTCTTCTCCACCGGAAACGGCGGATATTCTAGAACAAAGTATTGTTCGAATCAAAGCCATTGCCCTGGTTCATGAAAAATTATACAGTAGTAAAAACTTGTCAGGGCTTAGTTCCATTGATTATATTACAAGTCTTGTTGAAAATATTAAACTTATGTATATGAGAACTGATATTCAAATTGAATTGGATATTCAACATTTGGAGTTTAATATTGTAGATGCGATCCCAATGGGACTTATGATCACAGAGATGTTGACCAATAGTTTTCGCCATGCTTTCACTGGAGGACAATCGGATGCTTTGATAAAAATTGATTTTATTGTTACCGATAAATTCAATTACGAATTAAAGTAC is from Leptospira perdikensis and encodes:
- a CDS encoding CBS domain-containing protein, which encodes MHRSPGDVYRETAGQTEKTVYFLHEIMSTPALFLPSTETISHCLDFMVEKRIRHLPLTDTSGILVGFVSDRDILEKSKSYERDWMVSDIMTKRVLVGSPGAEIRRVTQVLLEERIGCIPVVDDDNHPIGIITRSDLLRLLLKYPNLNIIA
- a CDS encoding AMP-dependent synthetase/ligase, producing the protein MIQNYENLYQALAQLAETLPNKISFRKRKSNTEFPGISFGDLKQFVDQLTLGWIDLGVEVGDRIGFFCDATVNWLRTDIAILTSGAVVVPRGTDIVREEILYILNHSEAKYLVVQKPKDKKRIEDLLGDLPHLKQIFILETDQGDLYDGENSILSIAKKGKERWSRDGKQELDKRIKQTDADALATLIYTSGTTGNPKGVMLSQKGWITAIGNTISRLDMNSNDNAVSLLPPWHAFERAIEYATIFLGIDFLVSNMSSLKDDLRDFRPTIFPSVPRIWESVYNGIIAKVAKEGGFKEKLFHFFLKVGATWAHYYAMCFGFEFEIKKPNFLLSFIKRTYAFLILILLSPLKLLSIKIFSAIHKALGGRIRICISAGSALPSVVDGFLSAIGLKVLEGYGMTETSAVVSIRSNTKPTKGTVGIPIDGYQIRLKDETGKVVTAIGAKGTLWIKSKQILKGYYKRPELNQVVFDAEGFFDTGDLMMISHRNELVFAGRSKDTIALIGGENVEPIPIEDKLLTSPFIDQVMVVGHDKKTLGALIVPNFEAVEAKIEGISKEKAGEWNLNPKVRELYRAEISRIISRENGFKGFETVPANNFYVVSRPFDPDVEMTRTLKMKRNVISEVFLKQIEGIYE
- a CDS encoding sodium:solute symporter, yielding MIWDVFVLIFYFILVFYFGFHFAKNNEKEEDFYLAKKEIHWIFLLLSLVATETSSLTFLSIPSLSFKGDYRFLEIAFGYLIGRTIVALYLLPSYFSGNTISVYEYVGNRFGKSPQKTISLVFTISRLLGDGIRLYVSSLPIAFLLERMGLPFSQELLGMIALTTLSIVTIIYSVVGGFRAIVFTDVLQWFIYIFGGFFALGLLLYKLNIPILEGISNLQTLGKWNLFIFDYLPSGDNSYFIVFALIGGAFISIGSHGTDLMLVQRVIATKNLISGQKILIGSGVLVFFQFLLFLLIGSLLYLFYAGQTMAPDKVFSQFIVNEVPSPLLGILVAAILASAMSTLSSTINSLSLTWARDWGMDKWFSPRTLSLFFGVTLFVSSLIPYFLIQTWEKGLLEMGLTIFSYTLGPSIAVFFLARGKADLPVSGLLFSIFFLTSILLTVAIGLGFKISFTLLIPIGFGIQISLVQISRIRFKKN
- a CDS encoding acyl-CoA dehydrogenase family protein, producing the protein MIHPKLNPYLNEEERSFYNTVFQFSEDKVFPSAEERDEKEIWSDELWKEFSKAGLTGLTIPSEYGGEGASCLQCSIATDAFASGSLDGGMGLSWVAHLVIGTMPIIFQGTKEQKSKYLPKLSTGEWMAGFALTEPASGSDAASLLTKAEEVDDGWKLNGTKMYITNGPVGQVFVVMARTSEKGRGPMGISAFIVESNTPGFKVSKVLKKLGHHTSMTAELVFEDMVIPKENLLGPMNTGFMRIGKETLEWERTVFVAGLAGAMEFCFRKGLRYANERTQFGKPISSFYGMRDILVRNWVYIQAARRLIYWVAERKDKGIASPLESSLGKLISSEIAEDVAKDSVQLFGGYGYMKEYAVERFYRDVKLGTIGGGTSEIQRSIISSLYPGQDKFQKEFSKLEEESDIADKIQNVLFAIILSMDAEPNRKKQQSVEFAFADILSIFVILSLSKIDTHKSSDYYSLDEKLMDRKLLSYYLVGKYLMSFSRLTSYVPSELTQLWNHYSQLGKSIEDSVHNRFQSLQELL
- a CDS encoding sensor histidine kinase, coding for MKAASRIAFFYLLFGYIWIYFSDYAISLIFQSAEDIREVQSFKGWGFVTLSAAIIFVLLVRELRRQKKVLFEKIESDQLFQVILERIEDAVIVFNLDTWKIDFLSEQVSRLFDIPTKEILIHPELLIERVHESDRERMTNIWMNQLRENHTGLLYRIRMLDGQIKWALEHRLFIPSKEVSANKAVAVITDMTSYMENQSKLERSLRENETLLTEVHHRVKNNLAVIISFLQLQVYSSPPETADILEQSIVRIKAIALVHEKLYSSKNLSGLSSIDYITSLVENIKLMYMRTDIQIELDIQHLEFNIVDAIPMGLMITEMLTNSFRHAFTGGQSDALIKIDFIVTDKFNYELKYKDNGVGFPPELNYKKVESIGLSVIFSLCSQMNGREVECSSKPNEGVFYHFAFSPKKFIPKGSSNVSKG